From Brachionichthys hirsutus isolate HB-005 chromosome 7, CSIRO-AGI_Bhir_v1, whole genome shotgun sequence, the proteins below share one genomic window:
- the pcca gene encoding LOW QUALITY PROTEIN: propionyl-CoA carboxylase alpha chain, mitochondrial (The sequence of the model RefSeq protein was modified relative to this genomic sequence to represent the inferred CDS: inserted 1 base in 1 codon), with translation MAARSLSPSFNRLLFAGKHASLRPRCLAARYSSACGPDGKTFDKILIANRGEIACRVIKTCKKXGIQSVAVHSDVDAGAVHVKMADEAVCVGPAPTNRSYLNMDAIMEAIRATGAQAVHPGYGFLSENKEFARRLAAEGVAFIGPDSHAIQAMGDKIESKLIAKAAKVNTIPGFDGVVETAEDAVKIAKEIGYPVMIKASAGGGGKGMRIAWNDEETREGFRFSSQEAASSFGDDRLLIEKYIDNPRHIEIQVLADNHGNALWLNERECSIQRRNQKVVEEAPSTFLDPATRRAMGQQAVQLARAVNYSSAGTVEFLVDSRKNFFFLEMNTRLQVEHPITECITGLDLVEQMIRVAKGYRLQHKQEDIPINGWAIESRVYAEDPYKSFGLPSIGRLSQYREPTDLSNVRVDSGIEEGSDISIYYDPMISKLVTYGATRAEALARMEDALDGYVIRGVTHNIPLLREIVTHPRFISGDISTNFLPEVYPDGFKGHQLDAAERRELLAAAAGLYITAQLRAQKVLGHERVSSSPAASDRWELCAELAGETHALGVTKSGNAYAVEVDGGEVEVSGAWNLAFPLLPITVDGRERTLQCLSRDASGRIVLQYLGTPFEVRVLSQLAAALNAFMPEKAAEDTSSMLRSPMPGSVVAVSVKPGDTVAEGQEICVIEAMKMQNSLTAAKQAKVKSVHCKPGETVGEGDLLVELE, from the exons ATGGCGGCGCGCAGTCTTTCTCCATCATTTAACAGACTGCTGTTTGCGGGGAAG CATGCCTCACTCCGGCCCAGATGCCTCGCCGCTCGGTATTCCAGCGCCTGCGGCCCAGACGGAAAG accTTTGATAAGATCCTCATCGCCAACAGAGGAGAGATTGCCTGCAGA GTAATTAAGACGTGCAAGA ATGGAATCCAGTCTGTCGCTGTTCACAGCGACGTGGACGCGGGCGCC GTTCACGTGAAGATGGCCGATGAGGCGGTGTGCgtcggccccgcccccaccaacAGGAGCTACCTGAACATGGACGCCATCATGGAAGCCATCAGAGCGACTGGAGCGCAAGCT gTTCATCCTGGTTACGGGTTCCTCTCTGAGAATAAGGAGTTTGCGAGGCGCCTG GCCGCGGAGGGCGTGGCGTTCATCGGCCCCGACAGCCACGCTATCCAGGCGATGGGGGATAAAATCGAGAGCAAGCTCATCGCCAAGGCCGCTAAGGTCAACACCATCCCAGGCTTTGACGGCGTTGTCGAG ACGGCGGAGGACGCAGTGAAGATCGCGAAAGAAATCG GCTACCCGGTTATGATCAAAGCAtccgcaggaggaggaggtaaagGAATGAGGATCGCCTGGAACGATGAGGAGACGAG GGAGGGGTTCCGCTTCTCGTCCCAGGAGGCGGCGTCCAGCTTCGGGGACGACCGGCTCCTCATTGAGAAGTACATCGACAACCCCCGGCACATCGAGATCCAG GTGTTGGCCGATAACCACGGCAACGCGCTGTGGCTGAACGAGAGGGAGTGCTCCATTCAGAGGAGGAACCAGAAGGTCGTGGAGGAGGCGCCGAG TACGTTCCTGGACCCGGCGACCCGGCGGGCCATGGGGCAGCAGGCGGTGCAGCTGGCCCGGGCCGTGAACTACTCGTCTGCCGGCACCGTGGAGTTCCTGGTGGACTCCAGGAAGAACTTCTTCTTCCTGGAGATGAACACGCGACTGCAG gtGGAACATCCGATTACAGAGTGCATCACCGGTCTGGACCTGGTGGAGCAGATGATCCGGGTTGCCAAGGGTTACcggctgcagcacaaacaagaAGATATTCCTATAAATGGTTGGGCCATAGAGAGTCGGGTCTACGCCGAG GATCCGTACAAGTCTTTCGGCCTTCCCTCCATCGGGCGACTCTCTCAGTACCGAGAACCGACGGATCTCAGCAAC GTCCGCGTCGACAGCGGCATCGAGGAGGGGAGTGACATCAGCATCTACTACGACCCCATGATCTCCAAG CTGGTGACCTACGGCGCGACGCGGGCCGAGGCCCTGGCCCGGATGGAGGACGCTCTGGACGGCTACGTCATCAGAG GCGTGACCCACAACATTCCACTCCTGCGTGAAATCGTCACGCACCCTCGCTTCATCTCTGGCGACATCAGCACCAACTTCCTGCCGGAGGTGTACCCCGACGGGTTCAAGGGTCACCAGCTGGACGCCGCCGAGCGCCGGGAGCTGCTGGCCGCCGCGGCGGGGCTCTACATCACCGCCCAGCTCCGCGCTCAGAAGGTCCTGGGCCACGAGAG GGTTTCCTCCTCGCCCGCGGCATCCGACCGCTGGGAACTGTGCGCCGAGCTGGCGGGGGAGACTCACGCTCTGGGGGTGACGAAGTCGGGGAACGCTTACGCC GTGGAGGTGGACGGAGGGGAAGTGGAAGTCAGCGGAGCGTGGAACTTGGCCTTCCCCTTGTTGCCGATCACCGTCGACGGCAGAGAGAGGACGCTGCAG TGTCTGTCCAGAGACGCTTCAGGAAGGATTGTCCTCCAGTATCTGGGAACGCCG TTCGAGGTGCGGGTTCTGTCCCAGCTGGCCGCGGCGCTGAACGCCTTCATGCCGGAGAAAGCGGCCGAAGACACCAGCAGCATGCTGCGGTCGCCGATGCCGGGCTCGGTGGTGGCCGTGTCCGTCAAGCCAGGAGACACG GTCGCGGAAGGGCAGGAGATCTGCGTGATCGAAGCCATGAAGATGCAGAACAGTCTGACGGCAGCCAAGCAAGCCAAG gttaaAAGCGTCCACTGTAAGCCGGGGGAGACGGTGGGAGAGGGAGACCTGCTGGTGGAGCTGGAATGA